The genomic region TCCATCTGCGCCACGAAGACACGCGGCTCGTCATCGAGGTCGTGAGCAGCCCTCATAATCTGCGGCCCTTTGCAGAGGTAGGAACGCCCCTGCCCTTGCATCGGGGGGCCGCCGGAAAAGTGCTGCTCGCCTGGCTTTCCCCGCCAGAGCGCGACGCCCTGGCGGCAGCAAGCGCGGCCCGGTTTGGAAACACCCGGCCCTTTGATCTCCAGCAATTCGCCGCCGAATTGGAACGGGTGCGCAGCGCCGGATGGGCAACGAGCGAGGGCGAGCGCATCGCGGGTGTCGCGGCGATTGCGGCCCCGATCTTCGCTGCCGATGGTCAGGCAGCGGGGGCAGTGGCGTTGGTAGCGCCGTCCGCGCGCCTGGAAGAAGCCCAGCGCGCGCGCTACACCCCATTCGTCTGCGAAACAGCCAGGCGTACCTCGTATGATCTGGGGTTTGCCGGGCGAGAGCAGCAGTTACCACGCTCTGATGAGCATGCTGAAGAGAGAGGGGAAAACGATGACTCAGGTTGAGCAGCTTGCCGCCTTCGTGGCGCGGGCAACTTATGAAGACCTGTCGGAAGCGGCCCGCCGACAACTCAAGATTCGCGTCCTGGACGCACTGGGCTGCGCGCTTGGGGCGCTCGATGGCCCGCCAATTCAGCGGCTGCGCAGGCAGGTCGCGCTCTTTGGGGGCGCTCCGCTTGCCACCTTGATCGGCGGCGGCAAGACAGCGCCTGATCGGGCCGCTTTCTTGAATGCTGCCCTGGTGCGCTACCTCGACTACAACGACAGCTATCTTGCCAGGGGGGAAACGTGCCATCCCAGCGACAACCTGGGCGGGGTGCTGGCGGCAAGTGAGTATGCGGGAAACACAGGCAAGGAGTTTCTGACCGCGCTGGCAGTGGCGTATCAGGTGCAATGCACGCTTTCCGAGGTGGCGCCGGTGCGCACCAGGGGATTCGATCACACCACGCAGGGGGCTTATGCCGCCGCTGCTGGCGTAGCAAAAGCCCTGGGTCTCGACCAGCAGCAGATCGCTCACGCGGTTGCCATCAGTGGCACAGCCTACAACGCGCTGCGCGTCACCCGTACCGGCAGGCTCTCCAACTGGAAGGGGCTGGCCTACCCCAATACCGTCCTTGGGGCCACGCACGCGGCCTTCTTGGCGATGCAGGGGATTACCGGCCCGCTGGAGGTCTTCGAGGGCAACAAGGGTTTCATAGACGCTATCGCCGGACCATTTACCGTTGATTGGCAGCGCGAAGGCTTGGAGCGCGTCACCCACACGATCCTCAAGCAATACAACGCCGAAATCCATTCGCAATCTGCGCTGGAGGGCATCCTGACTCTCGCAGCGTCCCAGCAGATGCGCCCCGAAGAGATCGAGCGCATCGAGATTGCTATTTTCGATGTCGCCTACCACATCATCGGCGGAGGCGAGGAAGGCGATAAGCAGCAGGTTCGCACCAAAGAAGAAGCCGACCACAGCCTTCCATATATGGTTGCGGCTGCGCTGCTGGATGGAGAGGTGACACCGAAGCAGTACACGCCGGAGCGGATTCTGCGTGGCGATGTTCAGGCGTTGCTGCGCAGGGTAATCGTCCGGCCCGACGAGGCATTGAGCAGGCGTTTTCCCCAGGAGATGCCGTGTCGCATTCGCGTCTTCCTCAAGGATGGGCAGACGCCGAGCATCGAGCAGCGCGACTACGAGGGGTTTTATACACGCCCGATGTCCTGGGAGAAAGCGGCTATGAAGTTCGCGCGCCTGGCAGCCCCTTTTGCCGACGAGCGATTACAACAATCCATTGTAGAGACGGTCAGCCATCTGGAAACCGTACCTGTAGGACAGTTGACGACGCTTTTAGCGAAAGCGAGGAACAAGCATGAGTGATCGTGGTTTTTCATTCATCCAGATGAACCAGCGCGAGGCAAAGCCCCGTAGTCGCGGCGTGACAGAGATTCGCGGCCCCTACTACACGCCGATGGGGAAACGCTACCTGGAGGACGTGTTGGAAACGATGGGGGCTTACGTGGATTCGTTGAAGTTCGCGGGTGGCTCTTTCACGCTGATGCCGCCCAACGCCCTGAAGGAGATTATCGAGGTGGCGCATCGCCACGATGTTCTGGTATCTACAGGTGGGTTTATCGAGCATGTACTCACCCAGGGGCGCGAAGCCGTCCACCGCTATATCGAGGAGTGCCGCAAGGTGGGATTTGATATTGTAGAAATCTCCAGCGGATTTATTACGATCCCGGTTGACGACTGGCTGCGGCTGGTGGAGCAAGTCCAGCAGGCAGGGCTGAAGGCCAAGCCGGAGGTCGGCATCCAGTTTGGCGCGGGGGGCGCCAGCGCCGCTGAAGAACTTGAGGCCGAAGGTACCCGCGATGTCGAATGGGCCATCGGCCAGGCCAGGCGTTTTCTGGAGGCCGGGGCTTACATGATTATGATCGAGTCCGAGGGGATTACCGAAAATGTAAAAACCTGGCGCACCGACGCAGCCGCTAAAATCATCGG from Ktedonobacterales bacterium harbors:
- a CDS encoding IclR family transcriptional regulator, producing the protein MDDPNTRETKVGVLDKAVAILLAFPRGDLTLSPLEIAARTALPLPTVYRLAQALCDHGLLMKDGQRFCLGMTLARLGMLALEGSDVRRQALRHLKWLNEQTGENAELHLRHEDTRLVIEVVSSPHNLRPFAEVGTPLPLHRGAAGKVLLAWLSPPERDALAAASAARFGNTRPFDLQQFAAELERVRSAGWATSEGERIAGVAAIAAPIFAADGQAAGAVALVAPSARLEEAQRARYTPFVCETARRTSYDLGFAGREQQLPRSDEHAEERGENDDSG
- a CDS encoding MmgE/PrpD family protein; translation: MTQVEQLAAFVARATYEDLSEAARRQLKIRVLDALGCALGALDGPPIQRLRRQVALFGGAPLATLIGGGKTAPDRAAFLNAALVRYLDYNDSYLARGETCHPSDNLGGVLAASEYAGNTGKEFLTALAVAYQVQCTLSEVAPVRTRGFDHTTQGAYAAAAGVAKALGLDQQQIAHAVAISGTAYNALRVTRTGRLSNWKGLAYPNTVLGATHAAFLAMQGITGPLEVFEGNKGFIDAIAGPFTVDWQREGLERVTHTILKQYNAEIHSQSALEGILTLAASQQMRPEEIERIEIAIFDVAYHIIGGGEEGDKQQVRTKEEADHSLPYMVAAALLDGEVTPKQYTPERILRGDVQALLRRVIVRPDEALSRRFPQEMPCRIRVFLKDGQTPSIEQRDYEGFYTRPMSWEKAAMKFARLAAPFADERLQQSIVETVSHLETVPVGQLTTLLAKARNKHE
- a CDS encoding phosphosulfolactate synthase; amino-acid sequence: MSDRGFSFIQMNQREAKPRSRGVTEIRGPYYTPMGKRYLEDVLETMGAYVDSLKFAGGSFTLMPPNALKEIIEVAHRHDVLVSTGGFIEHVLTQGREAVHRYIEECRKVGFDIVEISSGFITIPVDDWLRLVEQVQQAGLKAKPEVGIQFGAGGASAAEELEAEGTRDVEWAIGQARRFLEAGAYMIMIESEGITENVKTWRTDAAAKIIGALGLEKVMFEAADPEVFAWYIKNYGPEVNLFVDHSQIVQLECLRSGIWGTKSLWGRVLTYKG